A single genomic interval of Adhaeribacter pallidiroseus harbors:
- the dprA gene encoding DNA-processing protein DprA — translation MANTYICFLNLIFALLLSDSLLYEVALGLLPGVGDLLTRQLISYCGSAKAVFTTPKGKLLKIPGIGPLFVQNFNPTPALQQAEATLKLADQQQVQLLFYTHPQYPARLKQMADAPCLLFYKGSADLNHPKIISIVGTRQATDYGRRITEKIVSDLKKHHPVIVSGLAYGIDIFAHRAAVAEGLPTLGIMASGIDIIYPATHRKTAEKMLENGGLITENTFGTKPDAPRFPARNRIIAGLGDCTIIVEAAIKGGALITADIAHSYNKDVMAVPGPIDGKVSEGCNHLIKSNKAAIYTELRDLEELLNWDNALAAPVSKPSKAPLYNSAEFEPEEWQIIQLLLSSKEELMDNIAWKVQVPVSRLASVLLTLEFKGVVKSLPGKKFALV, via the coding sequence TTGGCGAATACGTACATTTGTTTTTTAAATTTAATTTTTGCGCTGTTGTTGTCAGATTCATTGTTATACGAAGTGGCCCTGGGTTTGCTGCCGGGCGTAGGAGATTTGCTAACCCGGCAGTTGATTAGCTATTGCGGTTCGGCTAAAGCTGTTTTTACCACTCCCAAAGGAAAATTATTAAAAATTCCGGGTATTGGGCCATTGTTTGTGCAAAACTTTAACCCTACGCCGGCCCTGCAACAAGCCGAAGCTACATTAAAACTGGCCGATCAGCAGCAGGTACAATTATTATTTTATACTCATCCCCAATACCCGGCCCGTTTAAAGCAAATGGCCGATGCACCTTGTTTATTGTTTTACAAAGGCAGCGCCGACTTAAATCATCCGAAAATAATAAGCATTGTGGGCACCCGCCAGGCAACGGATTACGGCAGACGCATTACCGAAAAAATAGTATCGGATTTAAAAAAGCACCACCCCGTTATTGTAAGTGGCCTGGCTTACGGCATTGATATTTTTGCGCACCGGGCGGCGGTTGCAGAAGGCTTGCCTACTTTGGGTATTATGGCCAGCGGCATAGATATAATTTACCCAGCTACGCACCGCAAAACAGCCGAAAAAATGCTCGAAAACGGCGGCTTAATCACCGAAAATACTTTTGGCACCAAACCCGATGCGCCCCGATTCCCGGCTCGTAACCGGATTATTGCCGGCCTCGGCGATTGCACCATTATTGTGGAAGCCGCGATTAAAGGCGGTGCCCTGATAACCGCTGATATAGCGCACAGTTATAACAAAGACGTAATGGCCGTACCTGGCCCCATTGACGGCAAAGTTTCGGAGGGCTGCAATCATTTAATTAAATCGAACAAAGCGGCGATATATACCGAGCTCCGGGATTTAGAAGAATTGCTGAACTGGGATAACGCCTTAGCCGCACCTGTATCGAAGCCCAGCAAAGCCCCTTTGTATAATTCCGCCGAATTTGAGCCGGAAGAATGGCAAATTATTCAGCTACTTTTATCCTCAAAAGAAGAATTAATGGATAATATTGCCTGGAAAGTGCAAGTTCCGGTAAGCCGCTTGGCTTCGGTATTATTAACCCTGGAGTTTAAAGGCGTGGTAAAATCCTTGCCGGGCAAAAAGTTTGCTTTGGTGTAA
- a CDS encoding aminotransferase class IV produces MHLLYNWHLIREEDLIIPYSNRAFQYNDGLFDTLVMEQGKIRFLTDHLARIQQAMQVLQLILPEPFRNAEILAAYLTQLGEQNNLKNKLVRVKIHIWRAPGGLFTPEQNAAECLISAQAQNPVAVVIAQAGFATTVQNNFSAVSFFKGPFATKYVLASLEKKQRMLDELILLDAQGHVSEALVANVFWVKSQVIFTPALQTGCIAGITRKNILRLAADQEIEVQEGFYAATDLEAAEVVFTSNVTGLRPIAAMGSKKFMLDHELITRLQAVLFPATNPS; encoded by the coding sequence ATGCACCTGCTTTACAATTGGCACTTAATCCGGGAAGAAGACTTAATTATACCTTATAGCAACCGGGCTTTCCAGTACAACGATGGACTTTTTGATACGCTCGTAATGGAGCAAGGTAAGATCCGGTTTCTAACAGATCACTTGGCGCGAATACAGCAAGCCATGCAGGTGTTACAGTTAATCTTACCGGAACCTTTCCGAAATGCAGAAATTTTAGCAGCTTACCTCACCCAACTGGGCGAACAGAATAATTTAAAAAATAAGTTAGTGCGGGTAAAAATACATATTTGGCGTGCGCCCGGCGGCTTGTTTACCCCGGAACAAAACGCAGCGGAATGTTTAATTTCGGCACAAGCCCAGAACCCAGTGGCCGTGGTTATTGCGCAAGCTGGTTTTGCTACTACCGTTCAAAATAACTTTTCAGCGGTATCTTTTTTTAAAGGGCCTTTTGCCACTAAATACGTGCTGGCCAGTCTCGAAAAAAAACAAAGAATGCTGGACGAACTTATTTTGTTGGATGCGCAAGGCCATGTTTCGGAAGCTTTAGTCGCCAATGTTTTCTGGGTGAAAAGCCAGGTTATATTTACTCCCGCGCTCCAAACCGGCTGCATTGCGGGTATAACCCGGAAAAATATACTGCGCCTCGCCGCTGATCAAGAAATAGAGGTACAAGAAGGCTTTTATGCGGCCACGGATTTAGAAGCGGCGGAAGTTGTTTTTACTTCTAATGTAACGGGTTTGCGCCCGATAGCCGCTATGGGTTCAAAAAAGTTTATGCTGGATCATGAATTAATAACCAGGCTACAGGCAGTTCTTTTCCCGGCCACCAATCCCTCCTGA
- a CDS encoding class I SAM-dependent rRNA methyltransferase codes for MTDRIQIILHAGKEQSLKRFHPWVFSGAIKKMTGVPQDGDTVEVYSSRNEFLGVGHYQKGSITVRVISFEPTLTDATFWRRKIQQAYNYRQVLGFIDNPHTNVYRLVFAEGDGLPGLIIDVYGDTAVMQAHSLGIYRALALIAQALQEVYGQSLKNIYDKSAETLHLQDTGAPLNSYLLGSGEEARIVTENANSFFVDWITGQKTGFFIDQRENRQLLATYAAGKSVLNTFCYTGGFSVYALNAGATLVHSVDSSKKAIELTDRNAALNHAGARHASFAVDTFSFFKNQPQPYDIIILDPPAFAKHHNVRHNAVMGYKRLNAEALKQIKPGGILFTFSCSQAVDRYLFNNTIMAAAIEAGRNIKIMHHLSQPADHPVSMYHPEGEYLKGLVLFVE; via the coding sequence ATGACCGATCGGATTCAGATTATTTTACACGCCGGTAAAGAACAATCTCTCAAAAGATTTCACCCTTGGGTATTTTCGGGAGCCATAAAAAAAATGACCGGCGTACCCCAGGATGGCGATACGGTGGAAGTGTATTCGAGCCGGAACGAGTTTCTGGGCGTGGGTCATTACCAAAAAGGTTCGATTACGGTCCGGGTTATTTCTTTTGAACCTACTCTAACGGACGCTACTTTCTGGCGCCGGAAAATACAGCAAGCGTATAATTACCGGCAAGTTTTAGGGTTTATAGATAACCCACACACGAACGTGTACCGCCTGGTTTTTGCCGAAGGCGATGGTTTACCCGGGTTAATTATTGATGTGTACGGCGATACCGCGGTCATGCAAGCCCACAGTTTGGGCATATACCGGGCCCTGGCGCTTATCGCGCAAGCATTACAGGAGGTGTACGGCCAAAGCTTAAAAAACATTTACGATAAAAGTGCCGAAACGCTGCACTTACAAGATACTGGAGCGCCGCTCAACAGCTATTTGCTCGGCAGCGGCGAAGAAGCCCGCATAGTAACCGAAAATGCGAATTCTTTCTTCGTAGACTGGATTACCGGCCAGAAAACCGGCTTTTTTATTGACCAACGGGAGAACCGGCAATTACTGGCTACTTACGCCGCAGGCAAATCGGTACTGAATACTTTTTGTTATACCGGCGGTTTTTCGGTGTACGCTCTAAATGCGGGGGCTACCCTGGTGCATTCCGTAGATAGCTCCAAAAAAGCCATTGAACTCACCGACCGCAATGCCGCTTTAAATCACGCCGGTGCCCGCCACGCTTCTTTTGCGGTAGATACGTTTAGTTTTTTTAAAAATCAACCGCAGCCCTACGATATTATCATCCTGGACCCGCCCGCTTTCGCCAAGCACCACAACGTGCGCCACAATGCGGTTATGGGTTACAAACGCCTGAATGCCGAAGCCTTAAAGCAAATTAAACCCGGTGGCATTCTGTTTACTTTTTCCTGTTCCCAGGCCGTTGACCGATATTTATTTAATAATACCATTATGGCCGCCGCCATTGAAGCCGGCCGCAATATTAAAATCATGCACCACCTCTCCCAGCCCGCCGACCACCCGGTTTCTATGTATCATCCCGAAGGAGAATACCTGAAAGGGTTGGTTTTGTTTGTGGAGTAG
- a CDS encoding CheR family methyltransferase — MTSDKDNNAEENIPEEAAGATREVNHNEPYVIGIGASAGGLQALHVLFEHIPPDSVSYVVVQHMSPDHRSLLAEILARESVLKIQEAQDGMPVGVNQVYIMPSDKQVTIQDNILHLAARPAEPAIPYSIDTFFKSLAVDKGKKAIGIILSGIGNDGSGGIVAIKKAGGLVLVQDPETAKYDGMPRHAIQSGYTDFVLPPELMPDEIFNHVKIAPLTQQVTAFIDNQHEETLNQILSLVHDRTGLDFLNYKRPTIIRRISRRMAITNLNSLTNYLDYLQLHPEEIETISKEFLIGVTKFFRDEEAFEVIQRKAIPNLVEGKSAKEQLRVWVAGCSTGEEAYSLAILAREYLEKVKSEIEVKIFASDIDREALEFAGRGLYPYNVLTELSEDRLLQHFVKEDGKFRVCQVIRKMVIFSHHNIISDPPFSKMDLVSCRNMLIYLNPQLQKKIITKFHYALQEGGYLFLGSSESVGDLKNFVEVNKKWKIFRNVEPARPLGLENFSTSVGRSNYQLDFPRHSRELSPKVALTHLVAETLNETILEELGYAAVYVNQNFDVIHGAGDYNKYLTLPDKALTMNLLKMVPPDLALNLGTLLRKAVRDKEKISMKGVQVRDKGLLRRLDVVIKPYLDDKRLQQKFVLVLLSEEKSEPLTIEDPERYWYEQENEGRVSELEMELQHTKEDLQLVVEELETANEELQSTNEELLSSNEELQSTNEELQSLNEELHTINAEHQYKIKVLMELDDDLNNYFRSTNISQIFVDLNLEIRKYTPAATQQINLIESDIGRSIYQISNNLKYDGLVEDIRRVIASPATIEKEVQDKEGIWYQMRILPYITQTGKIDGAIILFVKINELKNLHLLQTGILDSSMSMIQVFKAVRGSSDHIVDFEWTMVNAKAQEFLNRPEAEVIGKRFRREFPGMLRIELFDRLVQIVETQQPLELEVEQDHEGHTYWFHLIAVKLNDGLVLTLENITERKQAEHQLVQQADEIRESAERFRLLSEAIPLPTWTTLPDGYANSYNQNWHQYTGLTLEQSIGWGWTQALHPDYREQVISAYRKSLQTGETYRVETLLCRHDNTYRWHLNYAVPIKNEEGAITLWIGTATDIHEQKVLIQELEENRHFIRQITETSPDFIYVYDLAQNNNVFLNRNLAEMLGYDPNTFLDTSEFSLFRLVHPEDLPQVQDFFKNFHSLVGKEIKEIFYRVIDAAGEIRWFRDRAMVFLHDENNQSRQVVGIAQDVTESIMWEQQLKSEKEFSENLLDNSIDGIVAFDKNACITSWNMMMEVLNGILKEEVIGKNIFDLFPEYHFNDEGRAIHKALNGEKTVLHDHPYGLREGYFETSTIPLFNDKGEVIGGLSTIHDITERKRLEDERINLRLHQQKAVLNAILETQETERKRISESLHNGLGQLLYATKLKIADLQLESAHNKELKRVVDDLLDDAIKETRQLSFELMPSILRDFGLEAALGEICKRVSSSKLQVQCEVIGLKERLDDVLETALFRISQELLNNILKHAQATEANIQVVKQKSKLVLRVEDNGEGFEVQKVGLGGLGLSSIRNRLVLVDGSMNIDSEPGQGSRFTIIIPANKHK; from the coding sequence ATGACTTCTGACAAAGATAATAATGCCGAAGAAAATATTCCGGAAGAAGCCGCTGGTGCTACGCGCGAGGTTAATCATAACGAGCCGTACGTGATTGGCATTGGTGCCTCGGCGGGCGGCTTGCAGGCGCTGCACGTTTTATTCGAACATATCCCCCCCGATAGTGTGTCGTACGTGGTGGTGCAGCACATGTCGCCGGACCACCGCAGCTTATTAGCCGAAATTCTGGCCCGCGAATCAGTATTAAAAATTCAGGAAGCGCAGGACGGTATGCCCGTGGGAGTAAACCAGGTGTACATTATGCCTTCTGATAAACAGGTTACCATCCAGGATAATATTTTGCACCTCGCAGCTCGGCCGGCCGAACCAGCGATCCCGTACAGTATTGATACTTTTTTTAAATCGCTGGCCGTTGATAAAGGTAAAAAAGCCATCGGTATTATTTTATCCGGTATCGGCAACGACGGCTCCGGAGGAATAGTGGCAATAAAAAAAGCCGGCGGCCTGGTACTGGTGCAAGACCCCGAAACTGCCAAGTACGACGGCATGCCGCGCCATGCGATCCAATCGGGCTACACCGATTTTGTTTTGCCGCCCGAGCTCATGCCCGACGAAATTTTTAATCACGTAAAAATAGCGCCCCTCACCCAGCAAGTAACTGCATTTATTGATAACCAGCACGAAGAAACGTTAAACCAGATTTTAAGCCTGGTACACGACCGTACCGGCCTGGATTTTTTAAATTACAAGCGGCCGACCATTATCCGGCGCATATCGCGGCGCATGGCTATTACTAACCTCAACAGCCTTACCAATTATTTAGACTATTTACAACTGCACCCCGAAGAAATAGAAACCATCAGTAAAGAATTTTTAATTGGGGTAACTAAATTTTTTCGCGACGAAGAGGCTTTCGAAGTAATCCAGCGCAAGGCAATTCCTAATTTGGTAGAAGGAAAAAGCGCCAAAGAGCAATTGCGCGTGTGGGTGGCCGGCTGTTCTACCGGCGAAGAAGCTTACTCGCTGGCCATTCTGGCGCGCGAATACCTGGAAAAAGTTAAATCCGAAATAGAAGTTAAAATATTTGCCTCCGACATTGACCGCGAAGCCCTGGAATTTGCCGGCCGTGGTTTATACCCCTATAATGTTTTAACCGAACTATCGGAGGATAGGCTTTTGCAGCATTTCGTGAAAGAAGACGGCAAGTTCCGGGTGTGCCAGGTAATCCGGAAAATGGTTATTTTTTCGCACCACAATATCATTAGCGACCCGCCCTTCAGTAAAATGGATTTGGTGAGCTGCCGCAACATGCTTATCTACCTAAACCCCCAGTTGCAAAAAAAAATAATTACCAAGTTTCATTATGCTCTGCAAGAAGGCGGCTACCTGTTTTTAGGTTCCAGCGAGAGTGTGGGCGACCTGAAAAATTTTGTGGAGGTAAATAAAAAATGGAAAATATTCCGCAACGTAGAACCAGCGCGCCCTTTGGGGCTCGAAAATTTTTCGACTAGCGTGGGCCGCAGTAATTACCAGCTCGACTTTCCCCGGCATAGCCGCGAGCTAAGCCCCAAAGTTGCGCTTACCCACTTGGTAGCCGAGACGCTGAACGAAACCATTCTGGAAGAACTCGGGTACGCCGCCGTGTACGTTAACCAGAACTTTGACGTGATTCACGGGGCCGGCGACTATAATAAATACCTGACACTACCCGATAAGGCCCTGACCATGAACTTGCTCAAAATGGTGCCCCCCGACCTGGCCCTGAATCTGGGTACGCTGCTGCGGAAAGCGGTACGGGATAAAGAAAAAATAAGTATGAAAGGGGTACAGGTGCGCGATAAGGGTTTGCTGCGCCGGCTGGATGTAGTCATTAAACCCTATCTGGATGACAAAAGGCTGCAGCAAAAATTTGTACTGGTGCTGCTGAGCGAAGAAAAATCGGAACCCTTAACCATTGAGGATCCGGAGCGCTATTGGTACGAACAGGAAAACGAAGGCCGCGTTTCTGAACTGGAAATGGAATTGCAGCACACCAAAGAAGATTTGCAACTGGTAGTAGAAGAACTCGAAACGGCCAACGAAGAACTGCAAAGCACCAACGAAGAGCTGCTCTCCTCGAACGAAGAGCTGCAAAGCACCAACGAAGAACTGCAATCGTTAAACGAAGAACTGCACACCATTAACGCCGAGCACCAGTACAAAATTAAAGTACTCATGGAGCTCGACGACGATCTGAATAATTACTTCCGGAGCACCAACATCAGCCAGATTTTCGTGGATTTAAACCTTGAAATCCGGAAATACACGCCGGCGGCTACCCAACAGATTAACCTCATCGAAAGCGATATCGGGCGCTCCATTTACCAAATTTCGAATAACCTGAAATACGATGGCCTGGTAGAAGATATCCGGCGGGTAATTGCCAGCCCCGCTACCATCGAAAAAGAAGTGCAGGATAAAGAAGGCATTTGGTACCAAATGCGCATTCTGCCTTACATTACCCAAACCGGTAAAATAGACGGGGCCATTATTCTTTTTGTAAAAATAAACGAACTGAAAAACCTGCATTTGCTGCAAACCGGCATTCTGGATTCTTCGATGAGCATGATTCAGGTCTTTAAAGCCGTACGCGGGAGCAGCGACCACATCGTAGATTTTGAATGGACGATGGTCAATGCCAAAGCCCAGGAATTTTTAAACCGGCCCGAAGCAGAGGTAATCGGTAAACGTTTCCGGCGGGAGTTTCCGGGAATGTTGCGGATCGAACTGTTTGATAGATTGGTGCAGATAGTAGAAACCCAACAACCACTGGAACTGGAAGTAGAGCAAGACCACGAAGGCCACACGTACTGGTTTCATTTGATAGCGGTAAAATTAAACGATGGTTTGGTGTTAACCCTCGAAAACATTACAGAGCGCAAACAGGCCGAGCACCAATTAGTGCAACAAGCCGACGAAATCCGCGAAAGTGCCGAACGGTTCCGGTTACTCTCCGAAGCTATACCGTTGCCCACCTGGACCACCTTACCCGATGGTTATGCTAATTCTTACAACCAAAACTGGCACCAATATACCGGCCTTACCCTGGAACAATCCATTGGCTGGGGCTGGACCCAGGCCCTTCACCCGGATTACCGGGAGCAAGTAATCAGTGCCTACCGCAAGTCATTGCAAACCGGCGAAACGTACCGGGTAGAAACGCTGCTGTGCCGCCACGATAACACTTACCGCTGGCACTTAAATTACGCCGTGCCCATTAAAAATGAAGAAGGTGCAATAACGCTTTGGATTGGTACTGCTACCGATATTCATGAGCAAAAAGTGCTGATACAGGAGCTGGAAGAAAACCGCCACTTTATCCGGCAAATAACCGAAACTTCGCCCGACTTTATTTACGTGTATGACCTGGCCCAAAACAACAACGTGTTTTTAAACCGCAATTTAGCCGAAATGTTGGGCTATGATCCTAACACCTTTCTGGATACCAGCGAATTTTCGCTTTTTAGATTGGTGCATCCCGAAGATTTACCGCAGGTGCAGGATTTTTTTAAAAATTTCCATTCGCTGGTCGGAAAAGAAATCAAAGAAATCTTTTACCGGGTAATAGATGCCGCCGGAGAAATCCGGTGGTTTCGCGACCGGGCTATGGTTTTCTTGCACGACGAAAATAACCAGTCGCGGCAGGTTGTAGGGATTGCCCAGGATGTAACCGAGAGTATTATGTGGGAGCAGCAACTAAAATCCGAAAAAGAATTTTCGGAAAATTTGCTCGACAACAGCATCGACGGCATTGTGGCCTTTGATAAAAACGCCTGCATTACTTCCTGGAATATGATGATGGAAGTGCTCAACGGCATTTTAAAAGAAGAAGTAATTGGTAAAAACATTTTTGATTTATTCCCGGAATACCACTTTAATGATGAGGGTAGGGCTATTCACAAGGCTTTAAATGGCGAAAAAACCGTTTTGCACGATCATCCGTATGGTTTGCGCGAGGGCTATTTCGAAACCAGCACCATTCCGCTGTTTAACGATAAAGGCGAGGTAATTGGCGGCCTAAGTACTATTCATGACATTACCGAGCGCAAACGCCTGGAAGATGAACGCATAAACTTACGTTTGCACCAACAGAAAGCTGTTTTAAATGCCATTCTGGAAACGCAGGAAACCGAACGGAAACGGATTTCGGAATCGTTGCACAACGGGCTGGGCCAATTGCTATATGCCACCAAATTAAAAATAGCAGATTTACAATTAGAAAGCGCCCATAATAAAGAATTAAAACGCGTAGTAGATGATTTGCTCGACGATGCGATTAAGGAAACCCGGCAACTTTCTTTTGAATTAATGCCATCTATCCTTCGGGATTTTGGTTTGGAAGCTGCCTTGGGCGAAATTTGTAAACGCGTATCTTCTTCTAAACTGCAGGTGCAATGCGAGGTAATCGGTTTAAAAGAACGGCTCGATGATGTTCTGGAAACGGCCTTGTTCCGAATAAGCCAAGAATTACTTAACAACATCTTAAAACACGCGCAGGCTACCGAAGCCAATATTCAGGTGGTAAAACAAAAGTCGAAATTAGTATTGCGTGTAGAAGATAACGGCGAAGGTTTTGAGGTACAAAAAGTAGGCCTGGGCGGTCTAGGCCTGAGCAGCATCCGGAACCGCCTGGTACTGGTAGATGGCAGCATGAATATCGATTCGGAACCTGGCCAGGGCAGCCGGTTCACCATTATTATTCCTGCCAACAAACATAAATAA
- a CDS encoding chemotaxis protein CheB: MLAPGHNIIVIGTSAGGMEALCKLLDQLPEKLPAAIFIVQHLSMDSSSDYLVKRMAKHTKLQVKVAENDEVFQRGTVYMVPADRHLLLTNKRILVAKGPRENQFRPAVDPLFRSAAAYHGSRVIGVILTGMMNDGTVGMDAVKRSGGITVVQDPDDAEHPDMPRNALRNVSIDYVVPIREMGALLYSLSQTPSGDSITVPQDILNEAQMVERIMTNGVMSDIKKMDDLGERSGYSCPDCGGGLWEINQGTVKRYRCHSGHAYNEESLFNSMNSALEETLWVSMRIMEERRNMLESMANMERSKGQSRWAVMQQERAEEMKIHVERLKEILLNRNSVAHNLNMRNGENTPGAS; encoded by the coding sequence ATGCTGGCACCCGGACATAATATTATCGTGATTGGTACTTCGGCCGGCGGCATGGAAGCCCTTTGTAAGCTGCTCGACCAGCTCCCGGAAAAGCTGCCGGCGGCTATTTTTATCGTGCAGCATTTAAGCATGGATTCCTCCAGCGATTACCTGGTAAAACGCATGGCCAAACATACCAAACTGCAGGTAAAAGTAGCCGAAAACGACGAAGTGTTTCAGCGGGGCACGGTGTATATGGTGCCCGCTGACCGCCACTTGCTGCTTACTAATAAACGTATTCTGGTAGCAAAAGGCCCCCGCGAAAACCAGTTCCGGCCCGCCGTGGATCCTTTGTTCCGGTCGGCGGCAGCTTACCACGGCTCGCGGGTAATCGGCGTTATTTTAACCGGTATGATGAATGACGGCACCGTAGGCATGGATGCCGTAAAACGGAGCGGCGGGATCACCGTAGTACAAGACCCCGACGATGCCGAACATCCCGATATGCCCCGAAATGCGTTGCGCAACGTAAGCATTGATTATGTGGTACCCATCCGGGAAATGGGCGCCTTGTTATATTCTTTAAGCCAAACTCCTTCCGGGGATAGTATTACGGTGCCGCAGGATATATTAAACGAAGCACAAATGGTGGAACGAATAATGACCAATGGTGTTATGTCAGATATTAAAAAAATGGATGATTTGGGGGAGCGTTCCGGTTACAGCTGCCCCGATTGCGGCGGTGGCCTCTGGGAAATAAATCAAGGCACAGTAAAGCGTTATCGCTGCCACTCCGGCCACGCCTACAACGAGGAGAGTTTATTTAACAGCATGAATTCCGCGTTAGAAGAAACCTTATGGGTATCGATGCGGATTATGGAAGAACGCCGTAACATGCTGGAGTCCATGGCTAACATGGAAAGAAGCAAAGGCCAGAGCCGTTGGGCGGTCATGCAGCAAGAACGCGCCGAAGAAATGAAAATACATGTGGAACGCCTGAAAGAGATTCTGTTAAACCGCAATTCGGTGGCCCATAACCTTAACATGCGAAACGGGGAAAACACGCCGGGTGCGAGTTGA
- a CDS encoding SRPBCC family protein, which produces MSHYVLKRIQKLPITLEQAWDYFSSPNNLAEITPAYMGFEVLSNSDSEKMYPGQIITYYVKPLFGIKIFWMTEITHVAPQQYFVDEQRFGPYALWHHSHFFKKIPGGVEMRDQVHYKLPFGFLGAIAHALFVKKQLEGIFAYRNEVMEKKFGKF; this is translated from the coding sequence ATGAGCCACTACGTATTAAAACGCATCCAGAAATTACCCATTACGCTAGAACAAGCCTGGGATTATTTTTCGTCGCCGAATAACCTGGCCGAAATTACGCCTGCGTACATGGGCTTTGAAGTTTTGAGCAATTCAGATTCTGAGAAAATGTACCCAGGCCAGATTATCACTTACTATGTAAAACCGCTTTTCGGTATCAAGATTTTTTGGATGACGGAAATCACGCACGTGGCGCCCCAGCAATATTTTGTAGATGAACAGCGGTTTGGGCCGTATGCGTTGTGGCACCACTCGCATTTTTTTAAAAAAATTCCGGGCGGCGTAGAAATGCGCGACCAGGTACATTATAAATTACCCTTCGGTTTTTTAGGAGCTATTGCGCACGCCTTATTCGTGAAAAAACAACTGGAAGGAATTTTCGCTTACCGCAACGAGGTAATGGAAAAGAAGTTTGGTAAGTTTTAG
- a CDS encoding DUF421 domain-containing protein encodes MKKEEILLGDWQRLLLGNAPWEFMLEVFIRTIIVYIAVMITWRLLGKRMNAQLTITELAVMITLGGIASVPMQLPDRGILLGILGLACAVVFQRVYNLITFKSRKAEVMAYGDVGLLVKDGVLQLDQLNEYRISKEQVFAGLRSQKITHLGEVKRLYLESSGLFSVFKQDNPPPGLSVLPEKDEQLHQGEPHDQAFAACLHCGNIVKQTELKNKACSNCQENNWTYAVAA; translated from the coding sequence ATGAAGAAAGAGGAAATATTATTGGGGGACTGGCAACGCTTATTGTTAGGGAATGCCCCCTGGGAGTTTATGCTGGAAGTATTTATCCGGACGATTATTGTATATATCGCCGTTATGATTACCTGGCGGTTGTTGGGCAAACGCATGAACGCGCAATTAACCATTACCGAATTAGCTGTTATGATTACCCTCGGGGGTATTGCCTCCGTGCCGATGCAATTACCCGACCGCGGTATTTTACTGGGCATTTTGGGTTTGGCTTGTGCCGTTGTATTTCAGCGGGTGTATAACTTAATTACCTTTAAATCCCGGAAAGCCGAGGTAATGGCTTACGGCGATGTGGGTTTACTGGTAAAAGATGGGGTATTGCAACTAGACCAGCTGAACGAATACCGCATCTCGAAAGAGCAGGTTTTTGCAGGCCTGCGTTCCCAGAAAATCACGCATCTGGGCGAAGTGAAACGCTTGTACCTGGAGTCGTCGGGGCTGTTTAGTGTATTTAAACAAGATAATCCGCCGCCCGGTTTATCCGTCTTACCCGAAAAAGACGAGCAACTGCACCAAGGTGAGCCCCACGACCAAGCTTTTGCCGCTTGCCTGCACTGTGGCAATATTGTAAAACAAACCGAACTAAAAAACAAAGCCTGCTCTAATTGCCAGGAAAACAACTGGACCTACGCGGTTGCGGCCTAA
- a CDS encoding DUF421 domain-containing protein: MKPEDIHITDYMRILLGEVPWIFLLEVVFRVFFMYLVLILALRFMGKRMAARLSRSEMAALVSLAAANGVAILAPDRGLLPVVIIALVIIGFQKFVAWRTQNNPLAEQRIMGDIDVLVKDGVLQLACMQHCRMSQEQVFAQFRYEQIDNLAKVKRAYLEANGAFTILKTEDKKAGLSILPSWDKEFQETQNKAPHVYACCNCGNTVNSQNLTQAPCHVCQEKQWNEAVLS, translated from the coding sequence ATGAAACCGGAAGATATTCATATAACCGATTATATGCGCATACTTTTAGGCGAAGTGCCCTGGATTTTTTTATTAGAAGTTGTATTCCGGGTATTTTTCATGTACCTGGTGCTTATTCTAGCCCTGCGGTTTATGGGCAAACGGATGGCAGCTCGTTTAAGTCGCTCCGAAATGGCGGCATTAGTGTCGTTAGCAGCGGCCAACGGAGTAGCCATTTTAGCCCCCGACCGCGGTTTACTGCCGGTGGTTATCATTGCCCTTGTTATTATTGGTTTTCAAAAGTTTGTGGCTTGGCGTACGCAAAACAACCCTCTTGCCGAACAAAGAATTATGGGTGATATAGATGTACTGGTGAAAGACGGGGTATTGCAACTAGCTTGTATGCAACATTGCCGCATGAGCCAGGAGCAGGTTTTCGCGCAGTTCCGGTATGAACAAATAGACAACTTAGCTAAAGTTAAACGCGCTTACCTGGAAGCTAACGGCGCATTCACTATTTTAAAAACCGAAGATAAAAAAGCCGGTCTTTCAATTCTGCCCAGTTGGGATAAAGAATTCCAGGAAACACAAAATAAAGCGCCCCATGTTTATGCCTGCTGCAATTGTGGCAACACCGTAAATAGTCAAAATTTAACCCAAGCGCCGTGCCACGTATGCCAGGAAAAACAATGGAACGAGGCTGTACTATCGTAG